A single region of the Glycine max cultivar Williams 82 chromosome 20, Glycine_max_v4.0, whole genome shotgun sequence genome encodes:
- the PHT1-10 gene encoding inorganic phosphate transporter 1-10 isoform X1 — protein sequence MARDQLQVLNALDVAKTQWYHFTAIVIAGMGFFTDAYDLFCISLVTKLLGRIYYFEGHDKPGSLPSNVSAAINGVAFCGTLAGQLFFGWLGDKMGRKRVYGMTLMLMVICSIASGLSFGKDPKAVMATLCFFRFWLGFGIGGDYPLSATIMSEYANRKTRGAFIAAVFAMQGFGILAGGTVAIVVSSAFKALYPAPAFQVNPVLSTVPQADYVWRIILMFGALPALLTYYWRMKMPETARYTALVAKNAKQAAADMSKVLQVEIEAEQEKVEQLDTRRGNEFGLFTKQFLRRHGLHLVGTATTWFLLDIAYYSQNLFQKDIFSTIGWIPEAKTMNAVEEVFKIARAQTLIALCSTVPGYWFTVALIDKMGRFTIQLMGFFFMTVFMFALAIPYHHWTMKGNQIGFVVLYSLTFFFANFGPNATTFVVPAEIFPARLRSTCHGISAAAGKAGAMVGAFGYLYAQNAIGLRNTLIVLGVINFLGMLFTFLVPESKGKSLEEMSGEAEEETTAATRESAMEAGLEVRPSV from the coding sequence ATGGCTAGGGATCAGTTGCAAGTGCTTAATGCACTCGATGTTGCCAAGACACAATGGTACCATTTCACAGCAATTGTGATTGCTGGAATGGGTTTCTTCACTGATGCATATGATCTTTTTTGCATCTCCCTTGTCACCAAATTGCTTGGCCGCATATACTACTTTGAAGGCCACGACAAGCCTGGCTCTCTGCCATCAAATGTTTCTGCTGCCATCAATGGTGTTGCATTCTGTGGAACCCTTGCAGGCCAGCTTTTCTTTGGCTGGCTCGGTGACAAAATGGGAAGGAAACGTGTCTACGGGATGACCCTTATGCTCATGGTGATATGCTCAATTGCTTCTGGTCTTTCTTTTGGCAAAGACCCTAAAGCTGTTATGGCTACTCTTTGCTTCTTCCGTTTCTGGCTTGGATTTGGCATTGGTGGTGACTACCCTCTTTCAGCCACTATCATGTCTGAGTATGCCAACAGGAAGACTCGTGGGGCATTCATAGCTGCTGTTTTTGCCATGCAAGGTTTTGGAATTTTGGCTGGTGGCACGGTGGCAATTGTAGTTTCATCTGCTTTCAAGGCCCTGTACCCTGCTCCAGCATTCCAGGTTAACCCAGTTTTGTCCACAGTGCCACAAGCTGATTATGTTTGGAGGATAATCTTGATGTTTGGTGCACTCCCAGCTCTGCTCACATACTATTGGCGAATGAAAATGCCTGAGACTGCAAGGTACACTGCCTTGGTTGCCAAGAATGCCAAGCAGGCAGCTGCAGATATGTCAAAGGTGCTGCAAGTTGAGATAGAAGCTGAACAGGAGAAAGTTGAGCAATTGGACACAAGAAGAGGGAATGAATTTGGCTTGTTCACAAAACAGTTCCTTCGCCGCCATGGACTTCACCTTGTTGGAACAGCCACTACTTGGTTCCTGTTGGACATTGCGTATTATAGTCAGAATCTTTTCCAGAAAGACATTTTCAGTACAATTGGTTGGATTCCTGAAGCAAAAACCATGAATGCCGTTGAAGAGGTTTTCAAAATTGCTAGAGCACAGACCCTCATAGCCCTTTGCAGTACCGTACCTGGTTACTGGTTCACAGTGGCACTCATTGATAAGATGGGAAGGTTTACAATTCAGTTGATGGGCTTTTTCTTCATGACAGTGTTCATGTTTGCCTTAGCTATTCCATACCACCACTGGACCATGAAGGGCAACCAAATTGGGTTTGTTGTGCTGTACTCATTGACCTTCTTCTTTGCCAATTTTGGTCCAAATGCCACCACATTCGTCGTGCCGGCAGAGATTTTCCCTGCAAGGCTAAGGTCTACATGCCATGGCATATCAGCTGCAGCAGGGAAAGCAGGGGCAATGGTAGGGGCTTTTGGCTACCTGTATGCTCAGAATGCCATTGGGCTGAGAAATACACTTATAGTTTTGGGTGTGATTAACTTCTTGGGGATGCTGTTTACATTCTTGGTTCCTGAATCTAAAGGAAAATCCCTGGAGGAGATGTCTGGTGAAGCTGAAGAAGAGACTACTGCTGCTACAAGAGAATCAGCAATGGAGGCTGGTCTAGAAGTTAGGCCTTCTGTATAA